The following coding sequences are from one Abditibacteriaceae bacterium window:
- a CDS encoding PASTA domain-containing protein, with amino-acid sequence MRGTSGRPATASDNGNSAGARYDVLGRAGEGQTFVVYKVRDRENTRGDSARSNRTLALKALKANFARNPQFAPPLLETADAIAAIDDPNLARIFEVGEEDGTPFVVTEWLPGGSLEDRLRRAPLSDEDARSMTIAIARALDALHRARITHGDLRPKQVLFASNGTPKLCDAGLDAAFAAAGFALADVQQDAAYYFAPERHSATTRATPASDLYSLGVILYRALAGRVPFDGASPLSITQRHRRDVPLAPSQFNPKCSAALESIALRLLEKDPRARYASAQALLRDLESNAASTASPLPATVAAEEFEESPADTRRLPGPVHPDNDDDGYASALSAVGASAVGVSTVAASSTVPVVPAAPTALIDEPPIDHKVARKKQRKREFLGFFLAVFWLIVACALFGGILYGAYYFWKKDTPREVSVPDYRNRTRPEAERLLAARGLKLVVTSEVYDRKRAADTVIKGDPIPGRKVRSGREVFVTVSKGDQPIRMIDLTELDLARARQILARSGMKIGQINEQYHDTVPKGYICGQYPEPGESLTRADPISLIVSRGEQPKDSTGDGETLPLPPEPEAPEAAPLDNGDNPPQTNIDSAPAQTNVSRTVAVRVAIPSGGEAQEVRVDVADKDGERTVYRKIHAPGDLVDESVRVTREQGTKATVRIYVNDELLREQTV; translated from the coding sequence ATGCGAGGAACTTCCGGCCGCCCGGCCACAGCCAGCGACAACGGCAATTCGGCAGGTGCGCGCTATGATGTTTTAGGTCGCGCCGGTGAAGGTCAAACGTTTGTCGTCTATAAAGTACGCGACCGCGAGAACACTCGCGGCGACAGCGCGCGAAGCAACCGCACTTTAGCCCTCAAGGCGCTGAAGGCGAATTTTGCCCGCAATCCCCAGTTCGCGCCGCCCCTTTTGGAAACGGCGGACGCCATTGCGGCAATCGACGACCCGAATCTCGCGCGCATTTTCGAAGTCGGCGAGGAAGACGGAACACCTTTCGTTGTCACCGAATGGCTGCCCGGCGGTTCGCTCGAAGACCGCTTGCGCCGCGCGCCACTTTCCGATGAAGACGCGCGCAGCATGACGATTGCAATTGCGCGTGCGCTTGATGCGCTTCATCGTGCGCGCATCACACACGGCGATTTGCGGCCCAAACAGGTTTTGTTCGCCTCCAACGGCACGCCCAAATTGTGCGACGCCGGACTGGATGCCGCTTTCGCGGCTGCCGGATTCGCGCTCGCCGATGTGCAGCAAGACGCCGCCTATTACTTCGCGCCCGAACGTCACAGCGCGACAACGCGTGCCACGCCCGCCTCCGATTTATATTCGCTCGGCGTTATTCTCTATCGCGCGCTCGCGGGCCGCGTGCCTTTTGATGGCGCATCGCCGCTTTCCATCACGCAGCGCCATCGCCGCGACGTTCCTCTTGCGCCGTCGCAATTCAATCCGAAATGCTCCGCGGCTCTGGAATCTATCGCCCTGCGGCTTTTGGAAAAAGACCCGCGCGCGCGTTATGCTTCCGCGCAGGCGCTTTTGCGCGACCTAGAATCGAACGCGGCTTCAACCGCTTCGCCTTTGCCCGCAACGGTTGCTGCCGAAGAATTTGAAGAATCGCCTGCCGACACGCGGCGCTTACCCGGCCCGGTTCACCCAGATAATGATGACGATGGATACGCATCGGCGCTTTCTGCCGTTGGAGCCTCTGCAGTCGGCGTATCGACAGTCGCTGCCAGTTCGACCGTACCCGTTGTGCCCGCAGCCCCAACAGCTCTCATTGATGAGCCGCCGATCGATCACAAAGTTGCACGCAAGAAACAGCGCAAGCGGGAATTCTTGGGCTTTTTTCTCGCGGTTTTCTGGCTGATTGTCGCGTGTGCGCTTTTTGGCGGCATTCTTTACGGCGCTTATTACTTTTGGAAAAAAGATACGCCGCGCGAAGTTTCCGTCCCCGATTACCGCAACCGCACGCGACCTGAAGCCGAACGGTTGCTGGCGGCGCGCGGCCTGAAACTTGTTGTCACTTCGGAAGTGTACGACCGAAAACGCGCTGCCGATACAGTTATTAAAGGCGATCCGATTCCGGGGCGGAAAGTGCGTTCGGGCCGTGAAGTTTTCGTCACGGTTTCCAAAGGCGACCAGCCGATTCGCATGATCGACCTGACCGAACTCGACCTGGCGCGGGCGCGGCAAATTCTCGCGCGCAGCGGCATGAAGATCGGACAAATCAACGAGCAGTATCACGACACCGTCCCCAAAGGCTACATCTGCGGCCAGTATCCAGAGCCCGGTGAAAGCCTCACCCGCGCCGACCCGATTTCTCTCATCGTTTCGCGCGGCGAGCAACCCAAAGATTCCACCGGCGACGGCGAAACGCTTCCTCTACCGCCTGAACCCGAAGCTCCCGAGGCCGCGCCGCTCGACAACGGGGACAATCCCCCGCAAACCAACATCGATTCTGCACCGGCACAGACCAATGTTTCGCGCACTGTCGCGGTGCGAGTCGCGATTCCAAGCGGCGGCGAGGCGCAGGAAGTGCGCGTCGATGTAGCCGACAAAGATGGCGAGCGCACGGTTTACCGCAAGATTCACGCGCCCGGCGATCTGGTCGATGAATCGGTGCGGGTGACGCGCGAACAAGGCACCAAAGCCACTGTGCGCATCTACGTCAACGACGAATTGTTGCGTGAACAAACGGTTTAA
- a CDS encoding Hsp20/alpha crystallin family protein codes for MSIAKWSPFQELAAFHDDMNRLFSRLDGGEVEGRQSWMLPLDVYESKDRLRIKAALPGLDPKDINIQVDDNVLTISGQRRMEDKGERGEYRWIETQYGSFSRSVTLPPYVDTMNIEAHFHNGMLELSVPRREEAKPRRIELKTGTEPAAITAGTSEGAEETAPQTSS; via the coding sequence ATGTCGATTGCGAAATGGAGCCCATTCCAGGAATTGGCGGCATTCCACGATGATATGAACCGCCTTTTCTCTCGGCTCGATGGTGGAGAAGTTGAAGGACGTCAGTCGTGGATGCTGCCGCTCGATGTTTACGAATCGAAAGACAGGCTACGCATCAAAGCCGCCCTCCCCGGCCTTGACCCAAAAGACATTAATATTCAAGTCGATGACAATGTCCTAACCATTAGCGGTCAGCGCCGGATGGAAGATAAGGGCGAGCGTGGGGAATATCGCTGGATTGAAACTCAATATGGTTCATTCAGTCGTTCGGTGACCTTGCCGCCTTATGTCGATACGATGAACATCGAGGCGCATTTTCACAACGGAATGCTTGAGCTTTCGGTACCGCGACGCGAAGAAGCAAAGCCGCGCCGCATCGAGCTAAAAACAGGAACAGAACCTGCCGCGATTACCGCAGGAACTTCAGAAGGCGCAGAAGAAACCGCGCCGCAGACATCTTCTTAA
- a CDS encoding VIT domain-containing protein, whose translation MKRSLFFAGAAFVLGAAWYQAHAQRTVVPPIDQPIPPIWRRPPRPFPLPPQREVELKLDSQAARVEIRGAVARTKLTQTFINTANRTVEGYYLFPLPPGAAIGNFAMTLNGKRLESEVLDGDRAREIYNGIVAQWRDPAILEFTDRDVVRARLFPIAAGDKPIVELSYDETLRAQGDSFRYLLPQRLAVGGAAQRSDVEIRLFDENGGARAIYSPTHEIQTTRDDKGARVGGEWKDASAGRDLVLLFSPARGKVALSVVTHREGDDGYFLLLAAPDAALAAREIAAKDVVFVCDTSGSMQGEKIEQARRALQTLVGTLGPNDRFGLVTFATDVNNFRDGLTPASKANVDSARAWTQNIKAIGGTNINDALLAALKMFEKTNRPQQIVFLTDGLPTVGERDTTQILKNVRAERENTGESTVENARLFTFGVGYDVNTKLLDGLAEENRGASDYVAPEQDIEVVVGALGQKIAAPVFTDLKIDFGGVRVSDVYPKALPDLFRGGQVAVFGRFDLPGVAGDGLFPISLTGMRDGKSERIESRARFVAGTSNESIARLWAVRKVGYLLDDARRAGKPVEGDARDEIIKLSKKWGIVTPLTAGLITEDEPLRPAIRNGGLGGGFGARGSAPAAPMSRAAADESFRASSGEAAVNAAKATGDMRRAETVREDVDLPLRVVAGKSFSLRDGVWTDLAFDAKTLPKPKTIKFASPEYFALLRNARMAKWLALGDRVIWTWNGETIQIVP comes from the coding sequence ATGAAACGCTCTTTATTCTTCGCTGGCGCGGCATTCGTCTTGGGCGCTGCGTGGTATCAGGCGCATGCGCAGCGCACTGTTGTTCCACCCATCGACCAACCAATTCCCCCAATCTGGCGGCGTCCTCCACGCCCGTTTCCTTTGCCGCCACAGCGCGAAGTCGAATTAAAACTCGATTCCCAGGCGGCGCGCGTCGAGATTCGTGGTGCTGTCGCGCGCACCAAATTAACACAAACCTTTATCAACACGGCGAATCGCACAGTCGAAGGCTATTACCTTTTTCCACTTCCGCCCGGTGCGGCCATCGGCAATTTTGCGATGACGCTCAACGGCAAGCGACTGGAATCCGAAGTTCTCGATGGCGACCGCGCGCGCGAAATTTACAACGGTATTGTGGCGCAATGGCGCGATCCGGCAATTCTGGAATTCACCGACCGCGATGTTGTGCGCGCGCGTTTGTTTCCGATTGCGGCAGGCGATAAGCCGATTGTCGAGCTTTCTTACGACGAAACCTTGCGCGCGCAGGGCGACAGCTTTCGTTACCTTCTGCCGCAGCGTTTAGCCGTTGGGGGCGCAGCGCAGCGCAGCGATGTCGAGATTCGCTTGTTCGACGAAAACGGCGGCGCACGCGCGATTTATTCTCCGACCCACGAAATCCAGACCACGCGCGACGACAAAGGCGCGCGCGTTGGCGGCGAATGGAAAGATGCCAGCGCAGGCCGCGATTTAGTTCTGCTGTTTTCGCCGGCGCGCGGCAAAGTTGCGCTTTCGGTCGTGACACATCGCGAAGGTGATGACGGTTATTTTCTGCTTCTTGCCGCCCCGGACGCGGCTCTGGCGGCGCGCGAAATCGCAGCGAAAGATGTGGTTTTTGTGTGCGACACCAGCGGTTCGATGCAGGGCGAAAAAATCGAGCAGGCGCGTCGTGCCCTCCAAACTCTTGTTGGAACGCTTGGACCAAACGACCGCTTTGGGCTCGTGACTTTTGCCACGGATGTAAATAACTTCCGCGACGGTTTAACTCCTGCCAGCAAAGCCAACGTCGATTCGGCGCGCGCATGGACGCAAAACATTAAAGCGATTGGCGGCACCAACATCAATGACGCTCTGCTTGCCGCGCTGAAAATGTTTGAGAAAACCAACCGTCCGCAGCAAATTGTTTTTCTAACCGACGGCTTGCCCACGGTTGGCGAACGCGATACGACGCAGATTCTCAAAAACGTGCGCGCCGAGCGTGAAAACACAGGCGAAAGTACGGTCGAAAACGCGCGTCTTTTCACCTTTGGCGTCGGCTACGATGTCAATACGAAACTGCTGGACGGTTTGGCCGAAGAAAATCGCGGCGCCAGTGATTACGTCGCACCCGAACAAGACATTGAAGTTGTTGTCGGTGCTCTGGGACAGAAAATCGCCGCCCCCGTTTTCACCGATTTGAAAATTGATTTCGGTGGCGTGCGCGTTTCCGACGTGTATCCCAAAGCGTTGCCCGATTTGTTTCGCGGTGGGCAAGTCGCGGTTTTCGGTCGCTTCGATCTGCCGGGAGTCGCGGGCGACGGTTTATTTCCCATTTCACTCACCGGAATGCGCGATGGCAAATCGGAGCGCATTGAAAGCCGCGCGAGATTTGTAGCAGGAACCAGCAACGAATCGATTGCGCGTCTGTGGGCTGTTCGCAAAGTTGGCTATCTGCTCGACGACGCGCGCCGCGCCGGAAAACCTGTTGAAGGCGACGCGCGCGATGAAATCATTAAGCTCTCGAAAAAATGGGGCATTGTGACGCCGCTCACCGCCGGTCTGATTACCGAAGACGAACCGCTGCGGCCCGCTATTAGAAACGGTGGTTTGGGTGGAGGCTTTGGCGCGAGAGGAAGTGCACCAGCGGCACCGATGTCACGCGCGGCTGCCGATGAATCGTTCCGCGCTTCTTCGGGAGAAGCAGCCGTTAATGCAGCGAAAGCAACCGGCGATATGCGACGCGCCGAAACAGTGCGCGAAGATGTCGATTTGCCGCTGCGTGTTGTCGCAGGCAAGAGTTTCTCGCTGCGTGACGGTGTGTGGACCGATCTCGCTTTCGATGCGAAAACTTTACCGAAACCAAAGACCATTAAATTCGCGTCGCCGGAATACTTTGCGCTTTTGCGCAACGCGCGGATGGCGAAGTGGCTCGCACTGGGTGACCGTGTGATTTGGACGTGGAACGGCGAAACCATTCAAATCGTTCCCTAA
- the hemL gene encoding glutamate-1-semialdehyde 2,1-aminomutase — protein MNSSRSQQLFSEAQTLLPGGVNSPVRAFGSVGGSPHFMARGEGAHLFDEDGNRFIDYVGSWGPLIHGHAPRFIHDAVKTQLDSGASFGAPTALEVEMAREVISAVPSIEMVRMVNSGTEAVMGALRMVRGFTKRNKIIKFAGCYHGHADALLVQAGSGALTMGVPDSAGVTPNQTADTVVAQYNDIDGTRDLIRQLGDSLACVALEPLPANMGLVLPREGFLQMLREETQRSGAVLLFDEVMTGFRSSRGGFQERCGITPDATTLGKIIGGGFPVGAYGGSREMMGCVAPAGPVYQAGTLSGNPIAMTAGLATLRALDDAAYARLETLGARLENGIRAALDQHGIAAQFHRVGSMWTLFFSASPVTDYESAKLSDTKRFGRWFHAMLNRGIYLPPSQFEAAFISLAHTETLIDETIEAARASLAEA, from the coding sequence ATGAATTCTTCTCGGTCGCAACAGCTTTTTAGCGAAGCACAAACTCTTTTGCCGGGCGGCGTTAATTCGCCGGTGCGCGCGTTCGGTTCGGTTGGCGGGTCTCCGCATTTCATGGCCCGTGGCGAAGGCGCGCATTTATTCGACGAAGACGGCAACCGCTTCATCGACTACGTCGGTTCGTGGGGACCGCTGATTCACGGCCACGCGCCGCGTTTTATTCATGATGCCGTCAAGACGCAACTCGACAGCGGCGCCAGTTTCGGTGCTCCTACCGCTCTCGAAGTGGAGATGGCGCGTGAGGTTATTAGCGCCGTGCCTTCGATTGAAATGGTGCGTATGGTCAATTCGGGCACCGAAGCCGTGATGGGCGCTTTGCGCATGGTTCGCGGCTTTACCAAACGCAACAAAATTATCAAATTCGCGGGCTGTTATCACGGCCACGCCGATGCGCTTTTGGTGCAGGCGGGAAGCGGCGCATTAACGATGGGCGTCCCTGATTCGGCAGGTGTTACGCCGAATCAGACTGCTGATACTGTCGTCGCGCAGTACAACGACATCGATGGCACGCGCGACCTCATCCGACAACTCGGCGATTCGCTCGCGTGTGTGGCTCTCGAACCGCTTCCGGCCAACATGGGTTTGGTTTTACCACGCGAAGGCTTTTTGCAAATGCTCCGCGAAGAAACACAGCGCAGCGGCGCAGTTTTGCTTTTCGATGAAGTGATGACCGGTTTTCGCTCTTCTCGCGGCGGCTTTCAAGAGCGGTGCGGTATCACGCCTGACGCGACGACGTTAGGCAAAATCATTGGCGGCGGTTTTCCTGTAGGCGCGTATGGTGGCTCGCGCGAAATGATGGGATGTGTCGCGCCGGCAGGGCCGGTTTATCAGGCCGGAACGCTTTCGGGAAACCCGATTGCAATGACGGCGGGCCTTGCCACTTTGCGCGCTCTCGATGATGCAGCCTACGCGCGACTGGAGACTCTGGGCGCGCGTCTGGAAAACGGAATTCGCGCGGCGCTCGATCAACACGGCATCGCCGCTCAATTCCATCGCGTCGGCTCGATGTGGACGCTCTTCTTTTCGGCTTCGCCCGTGACCGATTATGAAAGTGCCAAGCTTTCTGATACCAAAAGGTTCGGGCGCTGGTTCCATGCGATGCTCAACCGCGGAATTTACCTGCCGCCGTCACAATTTGAAGCCGCGTTTATTTCCCTCGCACACACCGAAACGCTGATTGACGAAACCATCGAAGCCGCACGTGCTTCGCTCGCCGAGGCTTAA
- a CDS encoding dienelactone hydrolase family protein: MDSNIEAAIDEYHGGTLNRRAFLARLVTLTGSMAATHLLLERSGLAQTLSQREAQQMEIAADTVTYSGDTPLSGYLAAPKGEGRFPAVVVIHENRGLNDHTRDVARRFAAAGFVALAPDLLSRKGGTAAMESPDKAREAIGTITAEEATRDLKAGLAFLNAHTKVQAGKLASVGFCWGGARSFLLAVESDLLKAAVVFYGSAPPAERLAEVRCPVLGIYGETDERITSQVPAVAAAMQKAGKSFQEMTYVGAGHAFFNDTGERYNAPAAKDAWERTLTFLRTNLK; this comes from the coding sequence ATGGATTCAAACATCGAAGCAGCAATCGACGAGTATCACGGCGGGACTCTCAACCGGCGCGCGTTTCTGGCGCGCCTTGTCACTTTAACTGGTAGTATGGCCGCCACTCACCTGCTGCTCGAACGAAGCGGATTGGCACAAACGCTATCGCAAAGAGAAGCACAACAAATGGAGATTGCGGCAGACACTGTCACTTACTCCGGCGATACACCGCTTTCCGGCTATCTGGCGGCGCCGAAAGGAGAAGGTCGGTTTCCCGCCGTCGTTGTGATTCACGAAAATCGTGGCCTCAACGATCACACGCGCGATGTGGCGCGCCGTTTTGCAGCCGCCGGTTTCGTCGCTCTCGCGCCCGATTTGCTTTCGCGCAAAGGCGGAACCGCCGCGATGGAATCGCCTGACAAAGCACGCGAAGCGATTGGCACCATCACAGCCGAAGAAGCAACCCGCGACCTGAAAGCTGGATTGGCGTTTCTCAATGCACATACAAAAGTGCAAGCAGGAAAGCTGGCATCGGTTGGCTTTTGTTGGGGCGGCGCACGCTCGTTTCTTCTCGCCGTCGAAAGCGACCTTTTGAAAGCCGCCGTGGTGTTTTACGGAAGCGCGCCACCCGCCGAAAGATTGGCTGAAGTGCGTTGTCCTGTTTTAGGAATTTACGGCGAAACCGATGAGCGCATCACATCGCAAGTTCCCGCCGTCGCCGCAGCGATGCAAAAGGCCGGCAAAAGTTTTCAGGAAATGACTTACGTCGGCGCGGGCCACGCATTCTTTAACGACACCGGCGAGCGCTATAACGCACCGGCAGCAAAAGACGCCTGGGAGCGCACGCTCACTTTTCTGCGCACCAATCTGAAGTAA
- a CDS encoding MBL fold metallo-hydrolase — protein MKVRFWGVRGSCPAPLGGGVFESRLVAILAALGQSETPPDLNDSVAVLEWIRALPPSLGRLTGGNTPCVEMRTDDGELYILDLGSGARLLGNALMNEDFKAGQGRAHIFLSHLHWDHIQGWPFFSPAYVAGNEFTIHARHDGVMERLHSQQQAPFFPPDSWEEMRARIEFDHLSGSELLLQDGKMRVTWHELDHPSRAWAYRFECGGKVLVYASDGAYHNLDEASRKKFVDFYRGADLLIFDAQFTLAESFEKKTWGHSSAIVGVELACEADVKRIALFHHDPSANDGHLNDLLDSGLQLAQSLRGDGSGPEVFLAREGDQVSL, from the coding sequence ATGAAAGTTCGATTCTGGGGAGTTCGCGGTTCATGTCCGGCGCCTTTAGGCGGGGGCGTTTTTGAGTCACGACTGGTCGCCATCCTCGCCGCCTTAGGACAGAGCGAAACTCCGCCCGACTTGAACGATTCCGTTGCTGTCCTCGAATGGATTCGTGCGTTGCCGCCGTCACTGGGGCGTTTGACGGGTGGGAATACGCCGTGCGTCGAAATGCGCACCGACGATGGCGAACTTTACATTCTCGATTTGGGTTCCGGCGCGCGCCTTCTGGGCAACGCGCTGATGAACGAAGACTTTAAAGCCGGACAGGGCCGCGCACATATTTTTCTGTCGCACCTGCACTGGGATCATATTCAGGGCTGGCCCTTCTTTAGTCCGGCTTACGTTGCGGGCAACGAGTTCACGATTCACGCGCGCCACGACGGCGTCATGGAGCGATTGCATTCGCAGCAGCAAGCCCCATTTTTTCCGCCCGATTCGTGGGAAGAGATGCGTGCGCGCATCGAGTTCGACCACCTCAGCGGCAGCGAACTGCTGCTTCAAGACGGCAAAATGCGCGTCACCTGGCACGAACTCGATCATCCGTCGCGCGCGTGGGCTTATCGTTTCGAGTGTGGCGGCAAAGTTCTGGTGTATGCCTCTGACGGCGCGTATCATAACCTCGATGAAGCCAGTCGTAAGAAGTTTGTCGATTTTTATCGCGGCGCCGATTTGTTGATTTTCGATGCGCAGTTCACGCTCGCCGAAAGTTTCGAGAAAAAAACGTGGGGCCACTCGTCGGCGATTGTCGGCGTTGAACTCGCGTGCGAAGCCGATGTTAAACGCATCGCACTTTTTCATCACGACCCCAGCGCGAACGATGGTCACCTCAACGATCTCCTCGATAGCGGTTTGCAGCTTGCGCAATCGCTGCGCGGCGACGGTTCTGGCCCTGAAGTCTTTCTCGCCCGTGAAGGCGACCAAGTTTCGCTCTAA
- the ruvA gene encoding Holliday junction branch migration protein RuvA, translated as MISKISGTLADRTDTSIVLDVGGLGYEVLVPLVVLKALETAPMGQKIELETIYYLAIEQTRATPILLGFQNEIQKEFFEKLTTVPRMGPKSALAVFSRPVSTVATAIESANVTVLQSLPGVGKQKARDMIATLQGKVAKFALMQDGDLDKRSVVPATDVAQDALQLLQALGHKRAEAEKLVAEALRAEPNSPDAETLVRVIYNRQRDAK; from the coding sequence ATGATTTCGAAAATCTCCGGCACGCTCGCCGACCGCACCGATACTTCGATTGTTCTTGACGTGGGCGGTCTGGGTTATGAAGTTCTTGTTCCACTTGTTGTGTTGAAGGCGCTCGAAACCGCGCCGATGGGCCAGAAAATCGAACTCGAAACGATTTATTATCTGGCGATAGAGCAAACGCGCGCGACGCCAATTTTGCTCGGTTTTCAAAACGAGATTCAGAAAGAATTCTTTGAAAAGCTCACAACGGTTCCGCGCATGGGGCCAAAAAGCGCGCTCGCCGTTTTCTCGCGTCCGGTTTCAACGGTGGCGACAGCGATTGAATCGGCAAATGTCACGGTTTTGCAAAGCTTGCCCGGCGTCGGCAAACAAAAAGCGCGCGACATGATTGCCACCCTGCAAGGCAAAGTCGCCAAATTTGCGCTTATGCAAGACGGCGATTTGGATAAACGCTCCGTTGTGCCGGCTACCGATGTCGCTCAGGATGCGCTGCAATTGCTGCAAGCGTTGGGACACAAACGCGCCGAAGCCGAAAAGCTGGTTGCCGAAGCGTTGCGCGCCGAGCCGAATTCGCCCGACGCCGAAACGCTTGTACGCGTCATCTATAACCGCCAGCGCGACGCCAAATAA
- a CDS encoding sigma-70 family RNA polymerase sigma factor, translating to MAPLHEPELVARARNGDLDAFDLLIEAHQSRIVTFCQWHLRDADDAADAAQDTFIRAYRALAKFRGDCAFGTWLHRIAINVTHDAARKRQNAPRAFSSFSNEGDDTTWDEDSAPDEPSTRPAETLLRRERQRAVRSALAALPTHHRDVLVLFDIEGHSYEDLAAILKLPLGTVKSRLNRARAALRDALGESSQLFQNDSMELCDTDSSREQS from the coding sequence ATGGCTCCGCTGCATGAACCCGAACTTGTAGCCCGCGCGCGCAACGGCGACCTCGACGCCTTCGATTTATTAATCGAAGCGCACCAAAGCCGCATCGTGACATTTTGCCAGTGGCACCTGCGCGACGCCGACGACGCCGCTGATGCCGCGCAAGATACGTTTATTCGCGCCTATCGTGCGCTTGCCAAGTTTCGCGGCGACTGCGCTTTCGGAACTTGGCTTCATCGCATCGCAATTAACGTGACGCACGACGCCGCCCGCAAACGCCAGAACGCGCCGCGCGCTTTTTCCAGTTTTTCAAACGAGGGCGACGACACCACCTGGGACGAAGACAGCGCGCCCGACGAGCCAAGCACCCGTCCCGCCGAAACCCTCTTGCGCCGCGAGCGCCAGCGCGCGGTACGAAGCGCGCTTGCTGCTTTGCCCACGCATCATCGTGACGTTCTGGTTTTGTTTGATATCGAAGGTCACAGCTACGAGGACCTCGCCGCAATTTTAAAACTGCCACTGGGTACGGTGAAAAGCCGTCTCAACCGCGCGCGGGCTGCGTTGCGTGACGCGCTGGGCGAATCAAGCCAACTGTTCCAAAACGACTCGATGGAACTTTGCGACACCGATTCCAGTCGGGAGCAGAGCTGA